A genome region from Paralichthys olivaceus isolate ysfri-2021 chromosome 6, ASM2471397v2, whole genome shotgun sequence includes the following:
- the LOC109639650 gene encoding tumor necrosis factor receptor superfamily member 14-like isoform X2 produces MEVRLIVLTTILLIKVFCVNTLTCHPTEYLIRNECCPLCPPGNRVKTDCTEFRSTSCLPCEKDTFMNLPTERTMCFPCTTCGPDSGLKINTSCTATTDSLCEPLEGFYCIKHTRNNCAAAKKHTQCKPGQFIKQRGTALTDSECSDCSNGTFSDGTRTSCQAHTQCESPKPQLKRPGTTSTDAECGNTSLIVTVGIIASVVLVVLVLSAIALVYRKRKTCHSGKRRNPTEVRLFSLFHSVCSDSVYMFSA; encoded by the exons ATGGAAGTTCGTCTGATCGTGTTAACGACG ATACTTTTGATCAAAGTCTTCTGTGTGAATACTCTGACTTGTCATCCAACTGAGTATCTGATACGGAATGAAtgctgtcctctctgtccaccTG gAAATCGTGTTAAAACAGACTGCACAGAGTTTAGGAGCACTTCCTGTCTGCCCTGTGAGAAGGACACCTTCATGAATCTTCCCACTGAACGTACAATGTGTTTTCCCTGCACGACCTGTGGTCCAG ATTCTGGTCTGAAGATAAACACTTCAtgcacagcaacaacagatTCACTTTGTGAACCTCTGGAAGGATTCTACTGTATCAAACACACAAGGAAcaactgtgcagcagcaaagaaacacacacaatgtaaaccAGGGCAGTTCATCAAACAGAGAG gaACAGCCCTCACAGACTCTGAATGCTCTGACTGCAGTAACGGAACATTTTCTGATGGGACCCGTACATCttgtcaagcacacacaca ATGTGAATCACCAAAACCTCAGCTGAAGCGACCAGGAACCACTTCAACTGATGCTGAATGTGGAAATACCAGTTTAATTGTCACAGTGGGAATCATCGCTTCagtggttttggttgttttagttttatctgCCATCGCCTTAGTTtacaggaagaggaaaacatgtcattcag gaaaaagaagaaatcccACAGAGGTACgtttgttctctctttttcacagtGTATGTTCTGACTCTGTGTATATGTTCAGTGCTTGA
- the LOC109639650 gene encoding tumor necrosis factor receptor superfamily member 14-like isoform X1, translating into MTKNRNWKEETFGHLSVQSSPLLSLFMTMLTCLNFCSVLQILLIKVFCVNTLTCHPTEYLIRNECCPLCPPGNRVKTDCTEFRSTSCLPCEKDTFMNLPTERTMCFPCTTCGPDSGLKINTSCTATTDSLCEPLEGFYCIKHTRNNCAAAKKHTQCKPGQFIKQRGTALTDSECSDCSNGTFSDGTRTSCQAHTQCESPKPQLKRPGTTSTDAECGNTSLIVTVGIIASVVLVVLVLSAIALVYRKRKTCHSGKRRNPTEKGNTTEGEAVDMMERT; encoded by the exons atgacaaaaaacagaaactggaaagaagaaacatttgGTCATTTAAGTGTCCagtcgtctcctctcctctctctgttcatgacaatgttaacatgtttaaactTTTGCTCTGTCCTTCAGATACTTTTGATCAAAGTCTTCTGTGTGAATACTCTGACTTGTCATCCAACTGAGTATCTGATACGGAATGAAtgctgtcctctctgtccaccTG gAAATCGTGTTAAAACAGACTGCACAGAGTTTAGGAGCACTTCCTGTCTGCCCTGTGAGAAGGACACCTTCATGAATCTTCCCACTGAACGTACAATGTGTTTTCCCTGCACGACCTGTGGTCCAG ATTCTGGTCTGAAGATAAACACTTCAtgcacagcaacaacagatTCACTTTGTGAACCTCTGGAAGGATTCTACTGTATCAAACACACAAGGAAcaactgtgcagcagcaaagaaacacacacaatgtaaaccAGGGCAGTTCATCAAACAGAGAG gaACAGCCCTCACAGACTCTGAATGCTCTGACTGCAGTAACGGAACATTTTCTGATGGGACCCGTACATCttgtcaagcacacacaca ATGTGAATCACCAAAACCTCAGCTGAAGCGACCAGGAACCACTTCAACTGATGCTGAATGTGGAAATACCAGTTTAATTGTCACAGTGGGAATCATCGCTTCagtggttttggttgttttagttttatctgCCATCGCCTTAGTTtacaggaagaggaaaacatgtcattcag gaaaaagaagaaatcccACAGAG AAGGGAAACACAACTGAAGGAGAAGCTGTGGATATGATGGAGAGAACATAa
- the LOC138410502 gene encoding tumor necrosis factor receptor superfamily member 14-like isoform X1: MNLRSKHLEAASLLILLIKVFCVNTLTCHLTEYQIGSRCCSFCPPGNRVETDCRFRSTSCLPCEKDTFMNLPTGRTMCFSCTTCGPDSGLKINTSCTATTDSLCEPLEGFYCTDRTRNNCAAAKKHTQCKPGQFIKQRGTALTDSECSDCSDGTFSDGTRTSCQAHTQCESPILQLKRPGTTSTDAKCEYTSLIVTVGIITSVVLVFFVLSAIAFVCWKRKTCHSGKKEIPQTETQLEEKL; the protein is encoded by the exons ATGAATTTGAGAAGTAAACATTTGGAAGCTGCATCTTTGTTG ATACTTTTGATCAAAGTCTTCTGTGTGAATACTCTGACTTGTCATCTAACTGAGTATCAGATAGGGAGCAGATGCTGTTCTTTCTGTCCACCTG gAAATCGTGTTGAAACAGACTGCAGGTTCAGGAGCACTTCCTGTCTGCCCTGTGAGAAGGACACCTTCATGAATCTTCCCACTGGACGTACaatgtgtttttcctgcacGACCTGTGGTCCAG ATTCTGGTCTGAAGATAAACACTTCAtgcacagcaacaacagatTCACTTTGTGAACCTCTGGAAGGATTCTACTGTACAGACCGCACAAGGAAcaactgtgcagcagcaaagaaacacacacaatgtaaaccAGGGCAGTTCATCAAACAGAGAG gaACAGCCCTCACAGACTCTGAATGCTCTGACTGCAGTGATGGAACATTTTCTGATGGGACCCGTACATCttgtcaagcacacacaca ATGTGAATCACCAATCCTTCAGCTGAAGCGACCAGGAACAACTTCAACTGATGCTAAATGTGAATATACCAGTTTAATTGTCACAGTGGGAATCATCACTTCagtggttttggttttttttgttttatctgccATCGCCTTCGTTTGCtggaagaggaaaacatgtcattcag gaaaaaaagaaattccacAGAC ggaaacacagctggaggagaagctgtGA
- the LOC138410502 gene encoding tumor necrosis factor receptor superfamily member 14-like isoform X2 — protein MEVCLIVLTTILLIKVFCVNTLTCHLTEYQIGSRCCSFCPPGNRVETDCRFRSTSCLPCEKDTFMNLPTGRTMCFSCTTCGPDSGLKINTSCTATTDSLCEPLEGFYCTDRTRNNCAAAKKHTQCKPGQFIKQRGTALTDSECSDCSDGTFSDGTRTSCQAHTQCESPILQLKRPGTTSTDAKCEYTSLIVTVGIITSVVLVFFVLSAIAFVCWKRKTCHSGKKEIPQTETQLEEKL, from the exons ATGGAAGTTTGTCTGATCGTGTTAACGACG ATACTTTTGATCAAAGTCTTCTGTGTGAATACTCTGACTTGTCATCTAACTGAGTATCAGATAGGGAGCAGATGCTGTTCTTTCTGTCCACCTG gAAATCGTGTTGAAACAGACTGCAGGTTCAGGAGCACTTCCTGTCTGCCCTGTGAGAAGGACACCTTCATGAATCTTCCCACTGGACGTACaatgtgtttttcctgcacGACCTGTGGTCCAG ATTCTGGTCTGAAGATAAACACTTCAtgcacagcaacaacagatTCACTTTGTGAACCTCTGGAAGGATTCTACTGTACAGACCGCACAAGGAAcaactgtgcagcagcaaagaaacacacacaatgtaaaccAGGGCAGTTCATCAAACAGAGAG gaACAGCCCTCACAGACTCTGAATGCTCTGACTGCAGTGATGGAACATTTTCTGATGGGACCCGTACATCttgtcaagcacacacaca ATGTGAATCACCAATCCTTCAGCTGAAGCGACCAGGAACAACTTCAACTGATGCTAAATGTGAATATACCAGTTTAATTGTCACAGTGGGAATCATCACTTCagtggttttggttttttttgttttatctgccATCGCCTTCGTTTGCtggaagaggaaaacatgtcattcag gaaaaaaagaaattccacAGAC ggaaacacagctggaggagaagctgtGA
- the LOC138410502 gene encoding tumor necrosis factor receptor superfamily member 14-like isoform X3 codes for MNLRSKHLEAASLLILLIKVFCVNTLTCHLTEYQIGSRCCSFCPPGNRVETDCRFRSTSCLPCEKDTFMNLPTGRTMCFSCTTCGPDSGLKINTSCTATTDSLCEPLEGFYCTDRTRNNCAAAKKHTQCKPGQFIKQRGTALTDSECSDCSDGTFSDGTRTSCQAHTQCESPILQLKRPGTTSTDAKCEYTSLIVTVGIITSVVLVFFVLSAIAFVCWKRKTCHSGTMETQLEEKL; via the exons ATGAATTTGAGAAGTAAACATTTGGAAGCTGCATCTTTGTTG ATACTTTTGATCAAAGTCTTCTGTGTGAATACTCTGACTTGTCATCTAACTGAGTATCAGATAGGGAGCAGATGCTGTTCTTTCTGTCCACCTG gAAATCGTGTTGAAACAGACTGCAGGTTCAGGAGCACTTCCTGTCTGCCCTGTGAGAAGGACACCTTCATGAATCTTCCCACTGGACGTACaatgtgtttttcctgcacGACCTGTGGTCCAG ATTCTGGTCTGAAGATAAACACTTCAtgcacagcaacaacagatTCACTTTGTGAACCTCTGGAAGGATTCTACTGTACAGACCGCACAAGGAAcaactgtgcagcagcaaagaaacacacacaatgtaaaccAGGGCAGTTCATCAAACAGAGAG gaACAGCCCTCACAGACTCTGAATGCTCTGACTGCAGTGATGGAACATTTTCTGATGGGACCCGTACATCttgtcaagcacacacaca ATGTGAATCACCAATCCTTCAGCTGAAGCGACCAGGAACAACTTCAACTGATGCTAAATGTGAATATACCAGTTTAATTGTCACAGTGGGAATCATCACTTCagtggttttggttttttttgttttatctgccATCGCCTTCGTTTGCtggaagaggaaaacatgtcattcaggtacgat ggaaacacagctggaggagaagctgtGA
- the LOC138410493 gene encoding tumor necrosis factor receptor superfamily member 14-like isoform X2, producing the protein MEVRLIVLTTILLIKVFCVNTLTCHLTEYQIGDECCPLCPTGNRVKTDCTEFRSTSCLPCEKDTFMNLPTGLTMCFPCTTCGPDSGLKIYTSCTATTDSVCEPLEGFYCTDRTRNNCAAAKKHTQCKPGQFIKQRGTALTDSECSDCSDGTFSDGTRTSCQAHTQCESPILQLKRPGTTSTDAECENTSLIVTVGIITSVVLVVLVLSAIAFVCWKRKICHSGKRRNPTEGNTAGGEAVNMMERT; encoded by the exons ATGGAAGTTCGTCTGATCGTGTTAACGACG ATACTTTTGATCAAAGTCTTCTGTGTGAATACTCTGACTTGTCATCTAACTGAGTATCAGATAGGGGATGAAtgctgtcctctctgtccaACTG gAAATCGTGTTAAAACAGACTGCACAGAGTTTAGGAGCACTTCCTGTCTGCCCTGTGAGAAGGACACCTTCATGAATCTTCCCACTGGACTTACAATGTGTTTTCCCTGCACGACCTGTGGTCCAG ATTCTGGTCTGAAGATATACACTTCAtgcacagcaacaacagatTCAGTTTGTGAACCTCTGGAAGGATTCTACTGTACAGACCGCACAAGGAAcaactgtgcagcagcaaagaaacacacacaatgtaaaccAGGGCAGTTCATCAAACAGAGAG gaACAGCCCTCACAGACTCTGAATGCTCTGACTGCAGTGATGGAACATTTTCTGATGGGACCCGTACATCttgtcaagcacacacaca ATGTGAATCACCAATCCTTCAGCTGAAGCGACCAGGAACAACTTCAACTGatgctgaatgtgaaaatacCAGTTTAATTGTCACAGTGGGAATCATCACTTCagtggttttggttgttttagttttatctgCCATCGCCTTCGTTTGCTGGAAGAGGAAAATATGTCATTCAg gaaaaagaagaaatcccACAGAG ggaaacacagctggaggagaagctgtGAATATGATGGAGAGAACATAa
- the LOC138410493 gene encoding tumor necrosis factor receptor superfamily member 14-like isoform X1 codes for MTKNRNCKEETFGHLSVQSSPLLSLFMTMLTCLNFCSVLQILLIKVFCVNTLTCHLTEYQIGDECCPLCPTGNRVKTDCTEFRSTSCLPCEKDTFMNLPTGLTMCFPCTTCGPDSGLKIYTSCTATTDSVCEPLEGFYCTDRTRNNCAAAKKHTQCKPGQFIKQRGTALTDSECSDCSDGTFSDGTRTSCQAHTQCESPILQLKRPGTTSTDAECENTSLIVTVGIITSVVLVVLVLSAIAFVCWKRKICHSGKRRNPTEGNTAGGEAVNMMERT; via the exons atgacaaaaaacagaaactgcaAAGAAGAAACATTTGGTCATTTAAGTGTCCagtcgtctcctctcctctctctgttcatgacaatgttaacatgtttaaactTTTGCTCTGTCCTTCAGATACTTTTGATCAAAGTCTTCTGTGTGAATACTCTGACTTGTCATCTAACTGAGTATCAGATAGGGGATGAAtgctgtcctctctgtccaACTG gAAATCGTGTTAAAACAGACTGCACAGAGTTTAGGAGCACTTCCTGTCTGCCCTGTGAGAAGGACACCTTCATGAATCTTCCCACTGGACTTACAATGTGTTTTCCCTGCACGACCTGTGGTCCAG ATTCTGGTCTGAAGATATACACTTCAtgcacagcaacaacagatTCAGTTTGTGAACCTCTGGAAGGATTCTACTGTACAGACCGCACAAGGAAcaactgtgcagcagcaaagaaacacacacaatgtaaaccAGGGCAGTTCATCAAACAGAGAG gaACAGCCCTCACAGACTCTGAATGCTCTGACTGCAGTGATGGAACATTTTCTGATGGGACCCGTACATCttgtcaagcacacacaca ATGTGAATCACCAATCCTTCAGCTGAAGCGACCAGGAACAACTTCAACTGatgctgaatgtgaaaatacCAGTTTAATTGTCACAGTGGGAATCATCACTTCagtggttttggttgttttagttttatctgCCATCGCCTTCGTTTGCTGGAAGAGGAAAATATGTCATTCAg gaaaaagaagaaatcccACAGAG ggaaacacagctggaggagaagctgtGAATATGATGGAGAGAACATAa